The genomic interval TGTATGGAAGCACCTTTCTCCGAAAACCTGTTTGAAGAATCTAAGAAAAGTCTCCAACAAAATTTCCTGGACAATCTTTATGCCTGAAAATTCCATCTTAGCTGTCGCTGAACCAAGTCTTTGATTACTCCATCTAATATTCTGTAATCCTAGCTACCATCCCAAACCAATACTacatctttatttcttttctgttttttgcAGCTTATGTATCTTATTTCTCTTTAAGGTTGTCCAATCAGTAATCATGTCCAAACTGTTGCCATCGTGCATGTCTTTCATTAGTTAATTATGGAGTGGCTTTCCTTCTTAATTCTGTAATAACAACGTTTCCCCACTGGTAGTTGTAAGATTTTGGTTGAGGTTGATCACCAGACAGCCCtctaaaaagaaagagatttaCAGAAAATATTGTAGAGACCATTTTCAGTCGCCTCCTCCACTCATCACATCACAGCCGTCCATATCCTGTAACTATCACTTGATGAATGGCTGGGATGGGACAAATAGAGGAATGAATGGAAATGGTGAACCTAAATAGTCATTAAATCAGTGTCAACAACGGAACATTTCCCATGAAATATCCCCAAATATTGCACTCAAGCCCTCCTGTCTCTATGGATTCTTACACGTGAAATTTGCTTCCGTTTCACTTTtaaccaaagaaaagaaaaaggaaagttaAACGTACCCATCTCACACGGATTTAATGTACCCTCAACCGTGTAACTGCATGTATCatctaattatttttacaattaaTGGGAGTTATTTACAATTAATGGATGTGAAAAGCTTACGGCACTCGTGTCTGGATTGTATTTGTTTTTGTCTTATTGTTGGCTTCTATGACATTCCATTCAGAACATGAAAGTTGAAAGGTGAGGTTTATTCTGTAACTGATGGTGTGGGAGAAATGGAGGTTAATAAACCATAATGCGCAGTTAGAATAGGGTAGCTAGGGTTAAGGCATGGGGGATCCTTCAGTCACTGTTGTCTTTAGCTGTAGTAGGTGAATCTGAAGGCAGATTTTAATTTGTGGGCCCAAAAATCACTATCACcgattcatcatcatcaccatcaGTCCAGGCCATGTTATCCGATAGCATTCAAAGTCACCCCCTCCAATCCCATGTGTTTATCAAGGGTATTTATCAAAATCCCCTACCTTGAACTTGATTAGTATTCTCATTAATCCTATATTatatttagtttattaatatattgttGCAGAAGGACTAGGAGCTAGTAGCCAAATTTTCATAACTGCGTCTAtgtataattttgattagttgagaattgagatttatgtttttttattgctAGTGTGGGATCAAGTCAAAAGTTTAATTGatgttaatttaattagattcTTAATTATTCTAATGAAGAAGCACATGAAAGCTAAAGAACAAAAAGTAATGGTTTTGgcttttatatttgatgaagaaaaatttaaggTTAAAAGAACCGTATTTAATGTACACGGCTGGCTTGGAACatggattttaatttttttttccttttcatttttatggcatatttttgtttctttcctttttcccacTAGGAACTAGAAAAGACAGTCCACATGGGAAAACTCAGAGGAGAGTACTGATCTTTTGTCTCCTTCAATCTTCCAATTGTTTTCCAGTAGCATAGATAAGGAAGAGTAATTAATCaatgtttcaattttcttgTGCTAGAGGCAAGGAAGAGTAACACCTCCTTCTTTCTGCCTCTCTGTCTCTCCTGCATAtatttaaatagaattcaaccaaaaaaaaaaaagacctcGATTTCCATCTTCCTTTTCACTTTCTTTCTGGGATTTTCTCAACAATGAGAAGCATAGCATCCTGTTATAGTGAACATGCCATCAAAGTGTCAGATTCTTATTGTTCAGGCCCTTCAACTCAGGCCTATCTCTCTCCCAACCTTGCCCCTTCAACCCCAAATGCTATAACATGTATATACAAAGCTAAACTCTCCTCTCAAAGAAACCTTCTGATCACCCTCACATGGTGCAACAACCTCATAGGCCAAGGCCTAATAATCAATGTTGACGAAAGCCTCTCTACTCCATCCAAATTCAAGTCCAATTCTCACCAGCTGAGAAAGAACAAAGGCAACAAAACATTCAAATCTTGCAATTCAGAGATTGAGGTCTTTTGGGACGTTTCTGATGCCCAGTATATCAATGGACCTGAACCAAGTACCAGGTTTTCTGTCATAGTTTTAGTTGACTCAGAACTCTGTCTACTTCTTGGGGATATGAATGAAGAATTACAAATTGAAAAGATTCAATCAGGACAACCAGCTGCAAAATTCTCATTGGTTTCACGAAGCGAAAATTTCTCGGGCAGTACTGTTTATTCAACCAAGGCACAATTCTGTGATACAGGATTGGCTCATGACATTTTAATCAAGTGCAgtggagaagaagaagggtGGAGAAATCCTGTATTGTCTGTCTGCATTGACCAGAAGAAGATTTTCCAAGTGAAGAGATTGAGATGGAATTTCAGAGGCaaccaaataatttttttggacGGATTGTTGGTGGATATGATGTGGGATTTGCATGACTGGCTCTTTAAGCAAACATCTGGCTATGCTGTCTTCATGTTCAGAACAAGGAGTGGGTTGGATAGCAGGCTGTGGTTGGAGGAAAAGGGCAGCCTGGAAcagaaggagaaagaaagagctGAGTTCTCCTTGTTGATCTGTGCTTGTAAGAGTCCTGACTAGttcttttgttatttgtttgatagattttttttttttagtatgaTCTGAagtgcttttcttttctttttttttttaaagaaaaatagtttttattgtagatttttaaatattaaagaaGATAGATTGTTAATCTTCTGATGATAGAAAATTATATGCTTAACTTGGAGTGGAGGAAATGAATTTTAGAGTTATATTGATTGAATTGTAAATGAAACTTCTTCATTGCTTCACCATCTCTATCTCTCTTCGCCTTATTGTTGCACAGGCAAAGTTTGTAAGCTTTCAAAGAAACTCTCTTCACCCTGGCCCTCATTTCcgtctttcttcttcctccctcTCCTCTGCTCTTgttcctttctcctttttctttacaaCATTGAGCAAGTCAAGGGACTATGGAGCGTGGTTTGCCCTGGCGAGGCATTGCACTGTTAGATAGATCCCTATGAATACAATaactctgttttttttttttggataattaagacaATAACTTTTTTGTCTCTTTCATTCATGTTATGTCAAATAAAGAAGCAATGGTCATATTCAAATGCTAGGGAGCCACATGTTTAGATTATAGAACCGAAACTGATTGGATTCTGAATCAACCATAACCAATGGGAATTGATAGTTTCCTACATTACTTTGTGACAGATTAGAGGGGATGTTTTTTCGGATAATGGAACCAAAGATGCAATTCCTAGCTCCTAAGGAGAAAAGGGTTATTTCTTCTTTGCCCGTTTTGCCTGATTAAACCCAAACAGAAACAGGAAAGAGCGACACACCTGCATAAGCCTCTGCCAGAAAATAGAGCTCGACCCCAAGGAAAGGATATTTTATAAACCTTGATAACtttcaccaaaataaaaaagtaatggCCAGGAATTTAATATCTTAATGTACAAGtagtatttttaatttgtttgattttatcTACACATGTATGAATATTAATTTGTCTTGCGAATATGGGCTCCCAAAGGAATTTTCGAGGTATTCGTTTTGAATTAGTAAATggatcaaaatattaattgattaatttaaattagcgTTCACTTTTTATGTCAACATTTTTACATTggacttttttattttaaatgcatgAAAATTACAAATGAAAAAAGCATAGATCAAAAGGTTGTCATCTTTATAATTTTCAGTTCAAACCcatgattaatttaaattgattaatcatatcaaagattaaatttttatgttataaGGTACTTAAAAGGTGACACTAGCTATTGGACGAAAGAATTCTTCTTAGGGAaaatagattaaaaacttGGGAAACCTTATCTATTCCCAAATTTTATTTGCATGATTCAAATTTACATTCCTTTGTAGTGAATTCATATGGTATTTGCTTTCCTTGTAAATATGGCTCAAGCCCTCCCACAATCAACCTTATAACGCACAGAGAAATCACAGCATATATCTATTCCAATACACATACACATATTTGTATaccaattttaataacaaTATGCTTTACTTTGATTCGTTGGATTTATATAATGAAAGTAATTTTTTAGagcaattataaaatcaagcaaggttcATAAATTATAAGGAATTGAATCGATTTCACTTATTTGTTACTAACAGTTTAACTTAAttacatattattttttaaaaaaaattggattaGGTTATGACAAGTCACAAGGATGATAATTTTCCACTCCTTGCTTAAGAAATTAGACAGCCGTAGCAAAATCCAACACTCAATAATGAGGCAGAATGAAATCCTGAGCAATACCCCACAATTCAGCCTTGGAAGGCCAGTGTGAACAAATCAAGCTTTAATCCACCTATTCAAACCTCCATTGTTTATTGCCCTCGATAATGAtcataaattttgtttttgggacTTGGCCCATTCCAATTCTGTCTCATCTAATATCACAACTCTCCCTTTCAACATAGGCTGGGATCCATGCCATAAAATACATACAAAAAGAAGATTGAAGTAACATCTTCATTTAAAtgaagctaaaaaaaaaaaaaaagatttttagttgttgtcATTCCCGTTTACTATCAACAATTTGATATGCTTCAATTGTTTTTCAACTATAAAAAAGTTGCTCCAATGTTACATGAAAACGTTTTTGAGCTAATTGGAATGgaagttttaatattttgttcaGATAATCATGTCTTTGGTAATTTTAGTGGTGATACTCGATAATTCATTTAGACACTTATCATCgaaagattttgttttttaagttCAGATTGGGTTCTTggaaataatataaatttttacttttaattcatttttcttctataatatatatgaaagtatagatgttgaaaaatttttgaattgatgaaaacaaacacttttattcattatatttttaatttgccattttaaaatattttttattataaatattaataaaattttattataaaaaataagataaattttacaaaccagataaatttcttaattataatagtattataaattataaaacttcaattatttatatattaaaaatatatatatttatatatatatatataattattacttaaaataaataaaaaatattaattacaataaaaatttatatatttaatttgcaCATGTTTCAACCATAATTGGTTGCttgatatattaataatctaaaagtaatatttaatttttgtgtaCATTTTGACAAGACACAACAattatttactatttatttactttGCAATAGAGAGACGAcaacaatttttaaattttaacaaaaaaaaatattgaataggAACATCTGGAGGCGCTTTCTTTCTTGACCAAACATATTTGCAATTGCAAGTACCAAATCGATGCAACTTGTAATCAATTTGGTCCAGTCCTGGTTAGTAGATTATCACTTGGCTTTGGACTCCCTTGCCCAAATGAGCTTAGCCTCCTTTTTTTCCCAATGTTGTTGCAAAGGATGACCCGAATAACAAGTTTTTTGAGTTATACTTTGATTAATGACATCCTGGATTAGAttggattctttttttttgggtgaaaAGATTAGATTGGGTTGATACTTTGAAATTATAACACATAAAAGGGTTATCTTAGATAGATTAATTTGATGTAAAGGTCTAAAACTCATAATTTGAGATTCGATTTGGAGTAATTATATCttcaaacaagaaaatttcatcattGGATGTGGTCAACACAGAATTTGTGTACGGATTTGGGCATGATTTCCAACTTGCCAATTGCCGTAATTAATGGCAATAGGCTCGCCCCATGTCGACcacatgtgctggaaaaataaGCTTGGGATATAAATATAAAGAGAGGTGGTCACTTTCTAGTTCATCCAATGCCTATGCGGCCGTGCGCAAGATATAAAGTTTGTCGCTGTCTCATTCAAAGCTCAACAGTGTGGGCTGTGTGCTTGGGCTTAGCCACAAGGCCTCACAAAGCAGCTTATTGTCCCTTCCACTTTGTCTGCTGCATGTGTTGCCAATTTGCAACTGCTTTCGTTTTGTCCCACACTCCACATTCACAGCTATCTATCTATATGTTTTTCCAGcaaatttctctttttccgTTATCGGAGCATTGAGGGTCAGTGgtttaagtataaaaaaaaaatcatttggatgatttgtattttaaaaaaaaaataaaattatttattgttttaatttactcatattttaatcaaatttgaaaaaaattaatacaatTAACCTCTAATATTTTTAGTGTACTTCtatttaaacttataatattaaatataaaattacaatgtataaaataaaaatagttaaatacaatgtatatgattaataattttctcttatataatcaaaattgtttaaagactaaataatcaaaatgattttcttttatatacttaagataatttcctttcaactaaatataaaacgtaAAGTAAATatactcaagataattttctcttatataatcataattaataaaaaaaataagttaataaaattttaagcaacAGTCCAACACTACTGATGAAAGGGGAAGAATGGTTGGGAATGATTTTCttcattcataaaaaaaaattggctTACATTTTCAAATCTGACTTTGCTTTCATCAATATACCTTGGCCAGGTGCTGCCTTTAAGTATTTCAATACTCTACAGGTTGCCATATAATGTTTTCTACTTGGTTTATCCATGAACTGAGCAAGAGTCTATGCTGCATAAGAAATATCAGGTTTTGTAAATGTCAAGTAAAGAAGTTTTCCCACCAACTGTCTGTACTTGGAAGAATCAGCAAGTTCATCTTCTTTGCTTGCTTTAGTTAGCTTCATATTATAATCAATGGGTGTTGAGACTGGCTTAGTTCCAAGCAGTCCATATTCTTGTAACAAATCAAATGTATACTTTTTTTGGCATATCGAAATGCCTTCTAGTGATCTTGACACTTCTAAACCAAAGAAGTACTTTATTGTCCCTAAGTCTTTAAGCTTAAACTATGAGCTTAAGTGTTCCTTTACTACTACTGCAGCTTGAGTAGTAGTATTGCCAATTAAGATTTCATCAACATATGTCAATAAAGCAATGAATTCACCATCAATTGTGTTCATAGTAAATAGTGAGTAATTTGACATTAACTGTTTGAACCCATAGTGAATGATACATGATGTTAGCTTAGCATTCCATTGTCTTGAGGCTTACCATATAGAGATTTATGAAGTTTGCAGGCTAACTTTGATCTACTTGGATGCTCCCTCTTGACTGTATATCCCTCTAGTAGCTCCGTGTAAACCTCTTCATCAAGGTCTCCATGCAAGAATGCATTGTTGACATCTAGCTGGGATAACGTCCAATTCCTTGCAGCTGCAAGAGCAAAGAAAATTCTGACAGTGGATTATTTAGCCACAAGGTTGAAAGTCTCTTAATAATCAAAAGCAACCACTTGAATGTATGCTTTGGCAACTAATCTTGCCTTATACCTTTTTATTTCACCTTTTACATTTAATTTGGTCTTGTATACCTACTTACAGCCAACAGTATGACAATTTGCAAGTAATGGTACTATGCTTCAGGTGCCATTCTCTTCTAAAGCTTTCAGCTCAGTTGCCATTTCATCTCTTCAATGTGAATGAGATACTGTTTGATGGTAAGACATAGGATCTTGTATGTTTGATAATGAAATAGTGAATGCTTTATGTGCACTTGATAGTTTATGTGATGAAATGAATTTAGATATAGGATGTGAGGTGATGGTATTTGTGTGAAAAAGTAGATTAATTTGGTAAGCTTTCATATACTTTGGTATGGTTCTTATTCTTGTGCTTTTTCTGGTTGGCATAATTGAGTCAATGTCATGGTCTAGTTCAAGTTGATTAGTATTGTCACTGATGAGCAAATCAGTACtaaatgatgaattattgGAAGCATCATCATTTCTTGATGTATGAAGTTGTTCTGTAAGTGGTGAAGgctctttaaaacataattcaGATTGGTTTAGGTCAGgtgaatgaaaatttgtatgATTTCTATCAAAATTGTCAAAAGGGACAATATGCACACCAGGTGTTTGAttaaatgtgaaattttgTCTGTCATGTTTTTAAGactaaaaaggaaaagtatCTTCATGAAAAACAATGTCTCTGGACACTAGGACTTTATGTGCCTCAAGATCATACATTTTGTATCCTTTGACATGGTTCATATATCCTACAAAAAGTCATTTATTTGCCCTGGTATCAAACTTCTTCCTATgatgtgtttgtgtggaaaCAAAACACAAACATCCAAAGACTTTGAAATGACTAAATGAAGGAGGCATTTTGAAGAGTATCTCGTATGGCGACCTATTCTAAAAGACTTTGGTAGGCACCCTGTTTATGATATGTACAGCAGTTAAGACTACATCCCCTCAAAAACTAAGTGGTACATTTGACTGGTGTCTTAAGGCTCTAACCACAACTAGGATGTGTTGATGCTTTCTTTCCATAACACCATTCTGTTGTGGTCTGCCAGCATAGGATAATTGATGAAAAATACCatttttattgtaaaaattagtaagttcaaattcttttccattatcTGTTCTTAGACATtttataaaaccattaaaCTATTTGAACAATATTAGCAAAAATAGGTATAATTGATGATAcctttgatttgtttttcatcaaatatatctatgtaaatcttgaaaattatcAACAATAGTCAGAAAGTATCTATGACCATTTAAAGTAAGGACTTCACATGGTCCTCATATGACTACATGAACTATTTCAAAAAGCTGTTTTGATGTTTTGAACATGAGTTGGAAATGGTAATCTCCTTTGCTTGGCCTTTGGACAGATTTCACAAAGTAAATCATTTGAACAATTAAtttctagaaaattttgatgcaacactttaattttttttgttggggCATGTCCCAATCTAAAATGCTTAAGGTCAAAGTCTATGTATCCTAATTGG from Theobroma cacao cultivar B97-61/B2 chromosome 5, Criollo_cocoa_genome_V2, whole genome shotgun sequence carries:
- the LOC18598161 gene encoding uncharacterized protein LOC18598161, which produces MRSIASCYSEHAIKVSDSYCSGPSTQAYLSPNLAPSTPNAITCIYKAKLSSQRNLLITLTWCNNLIGQGLIINVDESLSTPSKFKSNSHQLRKNKGNKTFKSCNSEIEVFWDVSDAQYINGPEPSTRFSVIVLVDSELCLLLGDMNEELQIEKIQSGQPAAKFSLVSRSENFSGSTVYSTKAQFCDTGLAHDILIKCSGEEEGWRNPVLSVCIDQKKIFQVKRLRWNFRGNQIIFLDGLLVDMMWDLHDWLFKQTSGYAVFMFRTRSGLDSRLWLEEKGSLEQKEKERAEFSLLICACKSPD